The following proteins are co-located in the Neodiprion virginianus isolate iyNeoVirg1 chromosome 6, iyNeoVirg1.1, whole genome shotgun sequence genome:
- the LOC124306668 gene encoding transcription factor E2F8-like encodes MENQAMDTSTKESPDRRVLRELSNVKSEPVSPTANLRLLTTLASSLKSAPHNQSKIVRRPWTVSRDGDTDPLKLLPRKEKSLGLLCNKFLSLYPLTTAGGMPQEISLDTTAKALGTEKRRIYDIINVLESLEMASKAGKNRYLWHGHNYLPGTLAKLKSLAVKLGLREQIQDIQKINRAYTANFNNESPFLSTVVSQPTSADNNSLIETNAKEDKSLGVMCQKFIMLFLVSLKNGIINLDMAAKVLITDSEQSNETTDTSVRSRFKTKVRRLYDIANVLSAIGLIRKVSMSDSSIRKPVFQYTGPDVDYIDFDEETPVREGTRHSLIGMATPNRSLGPSVFLQSSSTKPSPCHNRLLIGSTTPVNQRRELRKRKLFGTDEKFGRTMSSPCLDNDRPSERLDDSILQVAEMELERLKSSEQPAKSKVCVKLFPRHNSESCVTATQVSGELNNIFGGLRSLESGLVKSLDSKPINEASDVSSSNAIDTLINGATGHKTLMTASNVNLVDIAAFNASSSIEVPSFNSSSHVNHPSSKNQIPTVHLSFTDTNLQAKINNVNTKPLKLKVRNPNIITVKNVSSNNFTVKNLSSDNTRTVRLTPYKIQPKTCGPKFVNLARIGPKKLIPIKPSDLSIASPSLRSVVIENPSLSNTSYAILTQVQTPIVSPGDILKAVQVGNTLQLVPLCNQTTINFTNEINSETSTNRS; translated from the exons CTCCTCACAATCAGTCTAAAATTGTACGAAGACCATGGACAGTCTCGAGAGACGGGGACACGGATCCGCTCAAGTTATTACCGAGGAAAGAAAAGTCCCTTGGCTTGTTGTGTAACAA ATTCTTGAGCTTGTATCCATTGACAACGGCTGGTGGCATGCCGCAAGAAATTTCACTGGATACAACGGCAAAAGCACTGGGTACTGAAAAACGAAGGATATACGACATAATAAACGTACTGGAGAGCTTAGAGATGGCTTCTAAAGCGGGGAAAAACCGTTACTTATGGCACGGGCACAACTACCTACCTGGCACTTTGGCTAAACTTAAATCACTGGCAGTTAAACTTGGCTTGAGGGAACAAATTCAAGacatacaaaaaattaatagagCATACACGGCTAATTTCAACAACGAATCACCCTTTTTGAGCACAGTAGTTTCACAGCCAACCAGCGCAGACAATAATAGTCTGATTGAAACCAACGCTAAAGAAGATAAGAGCCTTGGAGTTATGTGCCAAAAGTTTATTATGCTCTTCCTGGTTTCGTTAAAG AATGGAATTATAAATTTAGATATGGCTGCAAAAGTTCTTATAACAGACTCCGAACAGTCCAACGAAACCACTGATACCAGTGTAAGATCTCGCTTTAAAACAAAAGTGAGAAGACTCTATGATATTGCTAATGTTTTGTCGGCAATTGGATTAATAAGAAAAGTCAGCATGTCTGATAGTTCTATAAgaaaacctgtttttcaaTACACAGGCCCAGATGTAGACTACATAGACTTTGATGAAG AAACACCTGTTAGAGAAGGGACTAGACATTCACTCATAGGAATGGCTACACCCAATAGAAGTTTAGGACCCAGTGTTTTTCTACAATCATCTTCTACAAAACCATCTCCGTGCCATAACAGGTTACTGATTGGCTCAACGACTCCTGTTAACCAACGTAGAGAgcttagaaaaagaaaactcttcGGAACAG atGAGAAATTTGGCCGTACTATGAGCTCTCCTTGTCTGGACAACGATCGCCCTTCGGAACGCCTAGATGACTCAATATTACAAGTTGCTGAGATGGAACTTGAAAGGTTGAAGTCAAGTGAGCAACCTGCAAAATCTAAAGTTTGTGTTAAATTGTTTCCTAGGCATAATTCTGAATCTTGTGTAACGGCTACACAAGTATCTGGAgaattaaacaatatttttggaGGTCTACGTTCACTCGAAAGTGGTTTGGTTAAAAGTTTAGATTCCAAGCCAATTAATGAAGCGTCTGACGTGTCTAGCTCGAATGCCATTGACACTCTAATCAATGGTGCAACTGGTCATAAGACATTGATGACTGCCAGTAATGTAAATCTAGTCGACATAGCTGCATTCAATGCATCTAGTAGTATTGAAGTACCAAGTTTCAATTCATCCTCACACGTTAACCATCCTAGCTCAAAAAATCAGATACCTACTGTACATTTATCATTCACAGACACGAATttacaggcaaaaataaataatgtgaATACAAAGCCACTGAAATTGAAGGTAAGAAACCCTAATATTATAACGGTAAAAAACGTatcttcaaataattttactgtcaaaaatctttcatcgGACAATACGAGAACGGTAAGACTCACACCGTATAAAATTCAACCAAAAACTTGTGGTCCGAAATTCGTCAATCTCGCTAGGATCGGcccaaaaaaattaattcctaTTAAACCAAGTGACTTGAGCATTGCCTCACCTTCGCTGCGTTCCGTTGTAATAGAAAATCCGAGCCTTTCTAACACGAGCTACGCTATACTAACTCAGGTTCAAACTCCCATCGTCTCTCCTGGCGATATACTTAAGGCAGTGCAAGTAGGTAACACCTTACAACTGGTTCCATTATGCAATCAGACGACAATTAATTTCACTAATGAAATTAACAGTGAGACTAGTACGAATCGTAGCTAA
- the LOC124306670 gene encoding 39S ribosomal protein L21, mitochondrial produces the protein MAAFVGFSRVLAGVAINCMKRIGPRLLNNVSSPGVRLWQTSAAGLRSQALYDPKRAVPSHQEEVKDTTEEDEKITHDVIEKVNSIISTASAGRLFAIVHICGKQFKVTDNDVIIIQGRWPPNVGDKLTLEKVLLVGSSDFTLIGRPLLNRECVSVDATVIEKSLSHTKTHFKKKRRKQYMRINFVRTEHTMLRINSINIKGKLNERKEFEGLDRIF, from the exons ATGGCGGCGTTTGTCGGATTTTCGCGTGTGCTGGCTGGAGTCGCGATTAATTGTATGAAAAGGATTGGTCCACGGCTTTTGAATAACGTCAGCTCACCAG GTGTTAGGTTATGGCAAACTTCTGCGGCTGGATTACGTTCGCAAGCCTTGTACGATCCTAAAAGAGCCGTACCGTCGCATCAAGAAGAAGTAAAAGACACCACAGAAGAGgacgaaaaaattacacacG atGTTATAGAAAAAGTCAACTCGATAATATCCACAGCGTCAGCAGGACGTCTGTTTGCCATAGTCCATATATGCGGCAAGCAGTTTAAGGTGACTGATAATGATGTCATTATCATACAGGGTCGCTGGCCTCCGAATGTCGGGGATAAGTTGACATTGGAAAAAGTCCTCCTGGTTGGTAGTTCGGATTTTACATTAATCGGAAGACCTCTTCTGAATAGGGAATGTGTGTCCGTTGATGCAACTGTTATTGAAAAGTCTCTTTCTCACACCAAAACTCACTtcaagaaaaagagaaggaaacaGTACATGAGAATCAACT TCGTCAGAACGGAGCACACAATGTTGAGGATAAATTCTATCAACATCAAAGGCAAGTTGAATGAGCGAAAAGAATTTGAAGGATTGGACAGAATATTCTAA